In Procambarus clarkii isolate CNS0578487 chromosome 25, FALCON_Pclarkii_2.0, whole genome shotgun sequence, the following proteins share a genomic window:
- the LOC138368449 gene encoding postacrosomal sheath WW domain-binding protein-like, with product MCGDGPPVCGDGPLVCGDGPPVRGDGPPICVNGVPVCGDGPPVCGDGPPVCGNGPPVGGDGPPVCSDGPPVCSDEPPAFGDGLPVCGDGPPVCCDGPPVCGDGQPVCGDGPPVCGDGRPVCGDGLSVCGDGPPVCGDGPLVCGDGPPV from the coding sequence atgtgtggtgatggaccaccagtatgtggtgatggaccactagtatgtggtgatggaccTCCAGTAAGAggtgatggaccaccaatatGTGTAAATGGAGTACcagtatgtggtgatggaccgccagtatgtggtgatggaccaccagtatgTGGTAATGGACCGCCAGTAggtggtgatggaccaccagtatgtagtgatggaccaccagtatgtagtgatgaaccaccagcATTTGGTGATGGATTGCcagtatgtggtgatggaccaccagtatgttgtgatggaccaccagtatgtggtgatggacaaccagtatgtggtgatggaccaccagtatgTGGAGATGGACGGCCAGTATGTGGTGATGGACTATcagtatgtggtgatggaccaccagtatgtggtgatggaccactagtatgtggtgatggaccTCCAGTATGA